The Streptomyces nigra genome includes the window CCGGCAGGAGTACCCGTCGGCCAGGACGACGGCGTCCTCGCCCGCGTCCCGCACCGCGGGAAGCAGTTGCTCCTCCGCGCAGGCCACGGACACGTCGTAGTGGCCCTTCTCGAAGCCGAAGTTCCCCGCGAGACCGCAGCAGCCGCCGCTCAGTCCGCCCGTGAGACCCGCCGCCTCGCGCAGCCGGCGGTCGGGCGCGTCGCCGAGGACGGCGTGCTGGTGGCAGTGGGTCTGCCCGACCGCCGGCCGCCCGATCCGGGGCGGCGCCCAGCCGGGCGCGTACCGCTCCAGGGCCTCGGCGAAGGTCAGGACGCGCCCGGCGAGGCGGTGGGCGCGGGGGTCGTCGTGCAGCAGCTCGGGCAGGTCGGTGCGCAGGGACGCGGCGCAGCTGGGCTCCAGCACGACCACCGGGGTGTCCCGCTCCAGCAGCGGCTCCATCAGGTCGAGGGTGCGCCGCAGCACCGCGCGGGCCCGGTCGAGCTGGCCGGTGGAGACGTACGTCAGTCCGCAGCAGACCCGTTGCCGGCCGCGCAGCACGGACAGCGGGTCCATGGCCACCGCCACGCCCTCGCCCGGCCCGGACGGGGTCATCCGCACCGTCGGCGGCAGCGCCACCCGCAGTCCGGCCGCCTCCAGCACCCGGACGGCCGCCTGCCCGACGGACGGCGACAGATGCTCGGTGAAGGTGTCCGGCCACAGCACGACCAGCTCTCCGCCCGCCGGGGCCGCAGGTTTCTCCCGGCTCTCCCACCAGCGGCTGAAGGTACGGGTCGCGAGCCTCGGGAGCCGCCGCCCGGGCGCGATCCCGCCGAGGCGTTTCGCGAGCGCGGCCAGCGGCCGGACCGAGGCGAGGGAGTTGACCAGGGCCGCCGTCCGCGTCCGGTCCACCAGGCGCAGCCAGCGGGGCAGCCGGCCCATGCTGTGGTGCGCGGCGGGGCGGCGCCGGCCGGCGTAGTGGTGGTGCAGGAACTCCGCCTTGTACGTGGCCATGTCCACCCCGACCGGGCAGTCGGAGCGGCATCCCTTGCAGGCGAGGCACAGGTCCAGCGCGTCACGCACCTCGCCCGAACGCCACCCGTCGGTCACCAGTTCCCCGGCGAGCATCTCGTGCAGCAGCCGGGCCCGCCCGCGCGTGGAGTGCTCCTCGGCGCCGGTCGCCCGGAACGACGGGCACATCACGCCCGGCCCGCCCACCGACGTCGTACGGCACTTGGCGACGCCGACGCAGCGCCGGACGGCCGCCGCGAAGTCGCCGCCGTCCGCCGGGTAGCCGAACGCGACGTCCACGGGCTCCCGGGGCAGGACCGCGAAGCGCAGGTTGGCGTCGAGGGGTGCGGGGCGCACCAGCATCCCGGGGTTGAGCAGGTCGTCGGGGTCCCATACGCCCTTGGCGCGCTCGAAGAGACGGACCGTCTCCTCGCCGTACATCCGAGGCAGCAGTTCGGCGCGGGCCTGCCCGTCGCCGTGCTCCCCGGACAGCGAGCCCCCGTGCGCGACGACCAGGTCCGCCAGTTCCTCGGAGAAGCGCCGGAAGCGGCCGACGCCCCGGTCGGTGAGCAGGTCGAAGTCGATACGGATGTGGATGCAGCCGTCCCCGAAGTGCCCGTACGGCGCCCCGCGCAGCCCGTGGGCGGCCAGCAGCGCCCGGAACTCCCGCAGATACGCCCCCAGCCGCGCCGGTGGCACCGCGCAGTCCTCCCAGCCGGGCCACGCCTCGGTGCCGTCCGGCATCCGGGTCGCCGTGCCGGAGGCGTCCTCCCGCAGCCGCCACAGGGCCCGCTGCCCGGCCGGGTCGGTGACGACGGCGGCGTCCACGACGTCGGCGGCGCGCACGATCGTCTCCGCATGCGCGCGTGCCTCGCCCTCGGACTCCCCGCCCGTCTCCACGAACAGCCAGGCGCCGCCGCGGGGCAGCGCGGCCGACGCGGGGACGAGGTCGGCGGCCATGCCCTCCACGGTGAGCGGGCCGAGCGGCAGCAGCCCGGCGGCCGCCTCGGCGGCGGCGCTCTCGTCGGCGTACGCCAGCACGGCGAGCGCCCGCGCGCGGGGCGCCGGCACCAGCCGTACGACCGCCTCGGTGACGATGCCCAGGGTGCCCTCGCTGCCGCAGAACGAGCGGGCCACATCGGCGCCGTGCTCGGGCAGCAGCGCGTCCAGCGCGTACCCGGAGATCCGGCGGGGCAGCTCGGGGAAGCCGGTGCGCAGCCGGGCCAGGTCCCCCTCGACCAGGGCGCGCAGCCCGTCCGGCGCGCCCGCCCAGTCCCGCCCGAGCCGCAGCCGCTCGCCGCGCGCGGTGAGCACGTCCAGCTCCCGCACGCTGTCGGCGGTCGTCCCCCACGCCACGGAGTGGGCGCCGCAGGAGTTGTTCCCGATCATGCCGCCGAGCGTGCACCGGCTGTGCGTGGACGGGTCGGGGCCGAAGCGCAGCCCGTGCGGGGCCGCGGCCTCCTGGAGCCGGTCCAGGACGAGGCCGGGCTGGACGACGGCGGTGCGCGTCTGCGGGTCCAGCGACACCAGCCGGTCCATGTGTCGCGTGAAGTCCAGGACGACCCCGGTGCCGGTGGCCTGTCCGGCGATGGACGTGCCGCCGCCCCGCGCCACCACCGGCACCCTGTGCTCCCGGCACACCGCCAGCGCGGCGGCGATGTCGTCGGCGTCCATGGGGGCCACCACCCCCAGCGGGACACGCCGGTAGTTCGACGCGTCCATGGTCGTCAGGGCACGGGACATGACGTCGAACCCGACCTCGCCCCGGACCGCCGCGCGCAGTTCCCTCTCCAGTTCGCCCATACGTCCACTCAACCAGCCCGCCGTCTCACCGGACGGACGAGGTTTCGCCGGGGTTTCCTCCACCGGCTACCCTCCGTGTCGTGGCTGAGATCCAGATTCCCGCTGACATCAAGCCCGCCGACGGACGTTTCGGCGCGGGCCCCTCCAAGGTGCGGACGGAAGCGCTGGACGCGCTGGCCGCGACCGGTACCTCCCTGCTGGGCACCTCCCACCGCCAGGCTCCCGTCAAGAACCTGGTCGGCCAGGTGCGCGAGGGCATCAAGAGCCTGTTCTCCCTGCCCGACGGCTACGAGGTGATCCTCGGCAACGGCGGCTCCACCGCCTTCTGGGACATCGCGACGCACGGCCTGATCGAGAACAGGTCGCAGCACCTGAACTTCGGCGAGTTCTCCTCGAAGTTCGCCAAGGCCGCCAAGCTGGCCCCGTGGCTCGCCGAGCCGGACGTCATCGTCTCCGAGCCGGGCACGCACCCCGAGGCCGTCGCACAGCAGGGCGTGGACGTCTACGCCTTCACGCACAACGAGACCTCCACCGGTGTCGCCATGCCGATCAAGCGCGTGGCCGGCGCCGACGAGGGCTCCCTGGTCCTGGTCGACGCCACCTCCGGCGCGGGCGGCCTGCCGGTCGACATCGCCGAGACGGACGTCTACTACTTCGCCCCGCAGAAGTCCTTCGCCTCCGACGGCGGCCTGTGGATCGGCGTGTTCTCCCCGGCCGCGATCGAGCGCGCCGAGCGCATCCACGCGTCCGGCCGCCACATCCCGGAGTTCTTCTCCCTGCCGACGGCGATCGACAACTCCCGCAAGAACCAGACGTACAACACCCCGGCGCTCGCCACCCTCTTCCTGCTGAACCAGCAGCTGGAGTGGATCAACGGCCAGGGCGGCCTGGACTGGGCGGTCCGCCGCACGGCGACCTCCGCCCGCACGCTGTACGGCTGGGCCGAGGACATCAAGTACGCGAACCCGTTCGTCACCGACCCGGCCAAGCGCTCGCAGGTCATCGGCACGATCGACTTCACGGACGAGGTGGACGCCGCCGCCGTCGCCAAGGTGCTGCGCGCCAACGGCATCGTCGACACCGAGCCGTACCGCAAGCTGGGCCGCAACCAGCTGCGCGTCGCGATGTTCCCGGCGATCGACCCGTCGGACATCGAGGCGCTCACCAAGTGCGTCGACTACGTCATCGAGAAGCTCTGACCTTCCCGCGTACGTGACGAAGGGGGCGCCCGGCGAGTGTCGCCGGGCGCCCCCTGTCGTTGTGTCGGTCGATCAGCGGGCGGAGCCCAGGATCGCGCTCAGGGTGCCGGCGCCGGCCGCCTTCCGCGCCGCGGGCTGCGGCGTCGGGTCGGGGAGCTTGTCGCACACCGCGTCGACCGTGCCCTTGCCGTGCGGGACCTTGCCGTTGGTGAGGTACGCCGCGAGGTGCTTGTCGAGGCAGGCGTTGCCGCTCAGCGTGATGCCGTGGTTGCCGCCGCCCTGCTCCACCACCAGGCTGGAGTTCTTCAGCAGCCGGTGCATGGTGACACCGCCCTGGTAGGGCGTGGCCGCGTCGTCCGTCGCCTGGAACAGCAGCACCGGCGGGAGCTTGCTGTTGGAGACGTTCACCGGCTTCAGCGTCTTGGTCGGCCAGAACGCGCACGGCGCGTTGTACCAGGCGTTGTTCCAGGCCATGAACGGCGCCTTCTCGTGCACCGCCCAGTTGTCCTTGCGCCACTGCTTCCAGTCGCGCGGCCAGGAGGCGTCACGGCACTGCACGGCCGCGTAGACGCTGTAGCCGTTGTCACCGGAGGCGTCGATCGCCGCGATGTTGTCGTACGCCGTCACCAGCGCCGCCGTGTCGTGGTCGTTGACGTACGCCGCGAACGTCCTGGCCAGCGTCGGCCAGTACCCGTTGTAGTAGCCGCCCGGTATGAAGATGTCCTCCAGCTCGGAGGCGCCCACCTTGCCGCCGGCCGGCTTCTTGGCCAGGGCCGCCCGCATGGCGTACCACTTGGCCTCGATCTTCTTCGGGTTCGTGCCGAGCTTGTACGTGGCGTCGTACTTGGCGATCCACGCCATCAGGGCCTTGTGGCGCTTGTCGAAGGCGTAGTCCTGCTGGATGTTGTCCTCGTACCAGACACCGGTCGGGTCGACGATCGAGTCCAGCACCAGGCGCCGCACCCGCTCGGGGTACAGCTTGGCGTAGACGGCGCCGAGGTAGGTGCCGTACGAGTAGCCGAAGTAGTTGATCTTCGACGCGCCGAGGGCCCGGCGGATCGAGTCCATGTCCTTCACGGCGCTGACCGTGTCGATGTACGGCAGGACATCCGCGTACTTGGTGCCGCAGGCCTTGGCGAACGCCTTGGCCCGGTCGACGTTGGCCTTCTCCAGCGCCCGGGTGCTCGGCACGGAGTTGGGGCGCACCGGGTCGAAGTGGCCCGGCTTGCAGTCGAGGGCGGGCTCGCTCTCGCCCACGCCGCGCGGGTCGAAGCCGATGACGTCGTACTGGGCGGCGACCTCCTTCGGGAGGGAGGACGCGACGAACTCGGCCAGCGACAGGCCGCTGCCACCGGGACCGCCGGGGTTGACCAGCAGCGGGCCCTGGGACTTGGACGCGGTGTGCGGCACACGGGAGACGGCCAGCGTGATCTGGCGTCCGCGCGGCTTCGCGTAGTCGAGCGGCACCTTGACCGTCCCGCACTGGAGCGTGGGGGTGTCGTCCGTCCCGCACTTCTTCCAGGCGACCTTGGCGACGGCGGTCGACAGGGCCGTGCTCGCGGAGTGTGGCGAGCTGGCGTTGGCGGGAACGGCGGTGAGTGTCCCGGCCAGGACGACCGTGGCGCCGCACAGTACGGCTGCGCTTCTTCTCATGGAGTTCTCTCGCAACGGTGTCGGGGTCAGACCCACGAGTGACGCGGGCCGTGCCGCATCGTCGCCGAAGTGCGCACCGCTCATATGCGAATTCGAGCAAGACTTGACCAAATCGAGGCACAGCCCGCTCTCAGAAACCCCACGGAAAACGGGAGTTACGGCAATTCCGGACACCCGGCCGGCCCGGCTCCCCCCGCGTCAGGCGAAGGGCGGAGCCGGGCCGGGCACGACCTACCGGCTCAGCTTCTGGAACCGCCGCACCGCCAGCGGCAGGAAGATCGCCGTCAGGATCACCGGCCACACCCCGGCCATCAGCAACGCGTGCTGCTCCACCCAGGAGTCGCCGCCGCCCACCGGCGTGCCGAACAGTTCGCGGGTCGCAGCGGCCGTGGAGGAGATCGGATTCCAGGCGGCCACCCAGCCCAGCCAGTCGGGCATGAGCTGCGGGGCGACGAAGATGCTGGAGATCATCGTCAGCGGGAAGGCCACCGCGAACAGACCGCCCGCCGCCTCCGGGTTGGGAACCAGCAGACCAAGCCAGACGCCGAGCCAGATCAGTGCGAACCGCAGCCACAGCAGCAGCCCGAACGCGGCGAGGAAGCCCCAGCCGCCGTCCGGACGCCAGCCCATGGCCAGCGCGGTGAGCATCAGGATGGCCAACTCGGCGCAGGCGACGATCAGATCGGTCACCCCGCGTCCGGCCACCACCGCGGAGGACGCCATCGGCATGGAGCGGAAGCGGTCGATGACGCCCTTGGTGGAGTCGTACACCACGACGGTCGCGGTGTTGATGAAGCCGAAGGCCATGGTCATCACGAACATGCCCGGCATCAGGAAGTCCTGGTAGTCGCCGCCCCCTGGCACCTTCATCGCGCTGCCGAAGACATAGCCGTACAGAAGGACGGAAAGGATCGGGAAGCCCAACTGCCAGGCGATGTTGACCGGCTGGCGGTGGTAGTGGGTCAGGCCCCGGCGGACGATGTTCCAGCAGTCCGCGAGCGCCCAGTACACCCGGCCGCGGCCGGCCGGTCCGGTCAGGTCGAGCGCGCTCATGCCGCCGCCTCCTTCTCCGTGCGATGTCCGGTCAGGCGCAGGAACACGTCGTCGAGGCTGGGCCGGCGCAGACCGATGTCCTCGACCCGTACGCCCTCGTCCTGCAGCGTGCGGGCGACGTCCGTGAGGGCGGCCACCCGGTCGGTCACGGCGGCGTGCACCCGCAACTCGGTCTCGTCCGCCTCGGGTTCGCCGTCGGCGACCCGGGCGATGACCTTTGCCACGCGCGGGATCTCGGAGCGTTCGGCGACCACCACCTCGATCCGGTCGCCGCCGACCCGGTTCTTCAGGGCGTCCGGGGTGTCGTCGGCGATGGCCCGGCCCTGGTCGATGACGGTGATCCGGGAGGCCAGCCGGTCGGCCTCCTCCAGATACTGCGTGGTCAGCAGCACGGTCGTGCCGTCCGCGACCAACGCCCGTACCGAGTCCCACACTTCCCCGCGGCTGCGCGGGTCGAGCCCCGTCGTCGGCTCGTCCAGGAACAGCACGGCCGGGGCGAGGATCATCGACGCGGCCAGGTCCAGCCGGCGCCGCATGCCGCCGCTGTAGTCGCCGACGCCCTTGTCGGCGGCGTCGGTGAGGTCGAACTGCTCCAGCAACTCGGCGGCCCGCAGCCGGGCCCGCCGGCCGCCCAGGTGGAACAGCCGCCCGAACATCTCCAGGTTCTGCCGCCCGGTGAGCACCTCGTCCACCGCCGCGTACTGCCCGGTCAGCCCGATCCGCGCCCGCACCTCGCGCGGCCGGCGGGCCACGTCGAGCCCGGCCACGGCCGCCCGTCCGCGGTCCGCCCTGATCAGCGTCGACAGGACGCGGACGGCGGTGGTCTTGCCCGCGCCGTTCGGGCCCAGCAGTCCATGCACGGTGCCCGCGCGGACGGCGAGATCGAAACCGTCCAGGGCGCGCTTCTCGCCGTACCGCTTCTCCAGGCCCTCCGCCCGTACGGCGTGACCGTCGTCGTTCATGGGGTCCCCCTTCCATTAACCGGGTACACCGTACCCGATGGCGCGTACGGTGTACCCAGTTTTCGGACGCGGATCTAGACTGCCCGTATGAGCAGCGGTGGCGGCGGTACGGAGACCAGTGGCAGCGGCGACATCGCGCGCACCCTCGACCTGCTCTGGGGCACGGGGCAGATGCCCAGCCGGGGGCCGAAGCCGGGCCTCACCCTCGACCGCATCGTGGAGACCGCCGTCGAGGTCGCCGACCGCGACGGGATCGGCGCGCTGTCGATGCGCCGGATCGCGGCGGAGCTCGGCACCGGCGCCATGTCCCTGTACCGCTACGTCCCCGGCAAGGCGGAGCTGCTCGACCTGATGCTGGACCGGGTGCAGCGCGTCTCGGCGGACGCGGCGGAGCTCGGCGACGGCGGCTGGCGCTCGGCCCTGGAGGCCCTCGGCCGGGCGACCCTCGCCCTGTACCGGCGGCACCCCTGGCTGCTGGAGGTCAACCAGTCCCGGCCGATCCTCGGCCCGAACGCCCTGGACGGCCTGGAGAAGATGCTCGGCCGGATCAAGCCGATGGGCCTGACCGACCCGGAACTGCTGTCGGCGATCATCATGATCGACGGATACGTCGTCGGAGCCGCGCGGACCCAGCTGTACCAGGAGGAGGCGGAGCGCAGCTCGGGGCTGACGGACGCCCAGTTCTGGGAGGCCCAGCGGCCGGCGCTGGAGAAGGCCATGCTCAGCGGGCGCTACCCCGTCCTGGCCGGCCTCTCCGAGGACACCTTCGGCCCCGACTTCGACCACTTCGAGTTCGGCCTGCAGCGCATCCTGGACGGCCTGGAGGTGTTCGTCGCCCGTCGCACGGCGGGCGACGAGGACCGGGCAGGCACAGGGCGCACGGCGGGCGACGCGGACTGAGCGGCGCTCACGCCCGCCGGAACAGCCTCCGCAGGACGAAGAACACGACCAGGACGGCCAGCACCGCCACGGCACCGACCTTCAAGGTTCCGTCCGTGCCGTCGTCCCCGTCCGGGGAGGCCGAACTCCCGCCCGACGACGACGAGTCGGAGCCGGTGTCCCCCGGCGCGTCCTTCGCCACCACCGAGCTGTTCACGCCCTCGCTGCCCAGCATGATCTTGCTTCCGTCGGGCGAGTACGTCACGGACTCCCCCTGCCCGAGCGGCACGCTGACCCGCTCCAGCCGCTTGAGCTTCCCGCCGTTCCAGTCGTAGGCGAGACCCCCGAAGTAGCCGCGGACCACGAGAGTCCGCCCGTCCGGGGAGAAGGCCGCGTCGGTGGCCCACAGGTCGACCGGCGTGGTCGGCTCGAAGACGTTCGCGCCGGACGGGGAGAGCTTCTCCGGGCCCTCGTACAGATGCCCGCCGTCCTCCTGCTTGTCGATGATGTAGACGCGCCCGGTCTTCGGGTGGACCACCATCGACTCGGCGTCCCGGGTGCCGTCGGAGTACTTCACGACGTACTGCGTGGCCCGGACCGACTGGTCCTTCAGGACCTTCGGCTCGGGCAGCCGGTAGATCCACACATAGGGCCACTCCACACCGTCGTTGTCCCCGATGTCACCGACGTACAGCTGGTTGTCGGGGCCCATGGAGATCGCCTCCACGTCGCGTGGCGTCCCCACCCCGGTCAGGGTGATCCGCGCGACCGTCTTGCCGGTGGCGCTGTCGACGGCGTACAGGTAGGCGCCCGTGTCCTGGTCGTTGTGCGTCCAGTAGACGCCCTTGTGCTGGCGGGAGGCGGCCAGGCCGCTGGACTCGGTGATCCGCGGGTCCTCGATCGTGAAGTCCTCGTTCCCGTCGGCGGCGGACGCGGGCAGCGTGAGCGCACCGGTGAGCAGGACCCCGGCGAGTATGGCGAGCGGTCGGCGCATGCCCCAAGCCTGCCATCCGGCCCGGGCGTTCGGAGCGGGGCCCTCGCCGGACATCGCGCCTCGCCGGGGGCGCACGCCGCGTGGCGGGCTTCACACCCCCACCGGCTCCTCGCACCCGCGGGAGATCGTCCATCATGAGCGGATGCTCAGGTTCATGCCCGTCGGCGACTCCATGACCATCGGCAGCGCCGGCGAACACACATGGCGCTACCGCATGTGGCAGCACCTGCGGGACACCCACGGCGGCCCCTTCGCCCTCGTCGGCCCGCGCGAGACGCTGTACGACAAGGCCACCGAGTCCCCGAGCTCGTACGGGTACGCCGACCCCGAGTTCCCGCGCGCCCATCTGGCCGGCTGGGGCGAGGGCTGGCAGCACATGGTCCCGCTGATCGCCGACGCGGTCCGCGCGCACCGGGCCGACGTCCTGCTGGTCTCGCTGGGCCTGATCGACCTGGGCTTCTACACGAACGCCGAGCAGACCGCGGAGAACGTCCGCGCCTTCGTCGCCGAGGCACGCACGGGCAACCCGCGCGTGCGCCTCGTCGTGCTGCCGGTCATCCCGAACGTCCGGGCCGTGGACGACCCGCCCTTCGCCGCGCAGGTCACCCGCTTCAACGAACTCCTGGCAAAGACGGTCGCCGACCTGGACCAGCCCCGCTCCCCGCTGCTGCTGGCGTCCCCGCCGCCGTCGTACGCCATCGACCTGGACACGTACGACGGCACCCACCCGAACGCGAGCGGCGAGCACAAGATCGCCGGGGCCTTCGCGGACGCGATGCACCAGGCCTGGGACCTGGGCGCGCCGTACGGCCCGCTCTGACCCCCCCGTGTGAGCTTCGTCTCCGTGCCGCCGTCACCGTGCGTATCGTTGTACAGCGCGGCTGCACCTGACCGTGGAGCAGCCGGGGAGGAGCGCCACGATGACCGTCCTCGAAGACAGGATCGCGATGGCCGACGCCGACGCCAGCACCCCGAGCCTGGACGAATGGTTCGAGCTGCTCGAGCGTATGCCCGTCCCCGAGGGTTACCGGGTCGAGATCGTCGGGGGCAACGTCTACATGACACCGCAGCGGAGCACGCACTGGGGCATCATCCGCCGAATCGTGCGGGCCCTCGAGGACAGGTTCGGCATGGACGCCGCCGTGTTCTCAGACGTCCGCATCGATTTTCCGGGCCACGACAACGGCTTCTGCCCTGACGTCGCCCTGCTCAAGGATGCGGCCGAGGAGGACGACAGGGGCCACTGGCGATACCAGGACGTCGAGTTCGTCGCCGAGGTCATCTCCCAGGGCACGGCCGCCAACGACTACGGCCCCAAGCGCCTCGCCTACGCCGAGGCCGAGGTCCCCGTCTACTTGATCGCCGATCCGTACCAGGGGCGCTGTCACGTCCACACCGACCCCAAGGACGGCGACTACACGACCTGCACCCGGGTCGACTTCGGCACCGACGTCGACCTGACCGGCACGGTCGTCGACCTCGTCCTGAAGACGGACGACTTCCCCCGCGACTGACGGGGTCGCGCGCCCTTGCCTGGAGCGCACTCGAAGTGGTTAGCGTGCACTCCATGGAGTACACGCAGCTCGGACGCACGGGACTCAAGGTCAGCCGACTCGTCCTCGGCACGATGAACTTCGGACCGCAGACCGACGAGGCCGACAGCCACGCGATCATGGACGCGGCGCTGGACGCCGGCATCAATTTCTTCGACACCGCGAACGTCTATGGGTGGGGCGAGAACAAGGGCCGTACCGAGGAGATCATCGGCAACTGGTTCGCCAAGAGCGGTGACCGGCGCGACAAGGTCGTCCTCGCCACCAAGGTGTACGGCAACATGGGCGCCGACGGCCAGGCGTGGCCCAACCACGACAAGCTCTCCGCGCTGAACATCCGGCGCGCGGTCGACGCCAGCCTCAAGCGGCTGCAGACGGACCACATCGATCTCTACCAGTTCCACCACATCGACCGGAACACCCCGTTCGACGAGATCTGGCAGGCCATCGACGTGCTGGTGCAGCAGGGCAAGGTCCTGTACGCCGGGTCCTCCAACTTCCCCGGCTACAAGATCGCCCAGGCCAACGAGACCGCCGCCCGGCGGGGCGGCACCATCGGGCTGGTCAGCGAGCAGTGCCTCTACAACCTCTTCGAGCGCCGCGCCGAGATGGAGGTCATCCCGGCCGCGCAGGAGTACGGCCTCGGGGTCATCCCCTGGTCGCCGCTGCACGGCGGTCTGCTGGGCGGGGTGCTCAAGAAGGAGGCCGAGGGCCGTCGCCGTACCTCCGGGCGGGCCGCGGAGACCCTCGCCGACCCGGCGGCACACGCCCGCATCAAGGCCTACGAGGACCTGCTCGACAAGCACGGTCTGGAGCCCGGCGAGGCCGCCCTGGCCTGGCTGCTGACCCGGCCCGGCGTCACGGGACCGATCGTCGGCCCGCGCACGGCCGGTCAGCTGGAGTCGGCGCTGCGGGCCGTGGAGCTGGAGCTGAGTGAGGAGCTGCTGGCCGGGCTGGACGAGGTGTTCCCGGGTCCGGGGCCGTCGCCGGAGGCGTTCGCCTGGTAGAGGCCGGACAGGCGGCGCGAGGTCACCGTCCGAGCGCCGCCGCCACGGCCACGAGGACGAACATCAGCACGAGCGCACCGGCCATGATCCGGTTACGGGTTTTCGGGTCCACGCCATCGAGGTTAACCGGCGGCCCCGAACGGCCGCCGGGCGACCACCTCGTAGCGGGGCTGCTCGCCCGGTACGCCGGAGGTGGGCAGATGGCTGCGGACGACCGCCAGCTCGGCCACGGTCCAGGTGCGGCTGGTGAAGTCCGCGAGGGCCGTCACATACGGCCGGGTGTCCACGGCGGTCCGGCTGCGGGCCAGCGTCAGATGGGCCTTGTACCGGCGGTGCTCCCCCATCGGCACGCCCGCCTTCGTGGCCGCCGCCTCGCAGCGCCCCGCGAGCACGCGCAGGGCGGGCACGTCACCGCCGGCGCCCGTCCACAGGGCCCGCCCGTGCCCGAACTGGCCCCCTCCGTGCAGCGCCAGCGGGAAGGGCGCCGTCCGCCGGGCGGCCCGCTCCAGCCGGGCGGACAGGGCGGGCAGGAGGTCGTCGTCGACCTCGCCGAAGAAGGCGACGGTGAAGTGCCAGCCGGGCCGCGCGGTCCAGCGCAGCAGGTCGGCGCCGGGCAGGCTCCGCAGGGCCGCGACCTCGGTGTGCAGTTCCCGCGCCACGTCGTCCGGCGGCAGCACGGCGGCGAAGAGTCTCATGGTGCAAGTCTCGCCGCCGTGCCCGTGTCCGTCCTGGGCCGTGTCCGCAAAGTCCCGCCTGCCGCCCGGCGCCCGGCACGCCTCTCGCCGGACACGACCTATGCGGCGGTCGCCAGCTGCTCGCGCTCGCGCGGTACGAACCGCACCTTCGGGTGCCCGTGGCACCAGCCGACCGAGAGGCGCAGCCCGCCCATACGGGCCAGCACCAGGCCGACGGCGACGGCCGCGGCGGCGGTCACGGCGCCGCCCGAGGCGAGGCCCGCCCGGACGCCGTACGCGTCCGTGACCCAGCCGGCGATCGGGGCGCCGAGGGGGGCGCCGCCCATGAAGACCATCATGTAGAGGGCCATCACCCGGCCGCGCATGCTCGGGTCGGTGCCCATCTGGATGCTGCTGTTGGCGGTGACGTTGACCGTCATGCCGAACATGCCGATGGGGACCATGAGCAGGGCGAACAGCCACAGGGAGGGCGCGACGGCCGCCACGATCTCCATGGCGCCGAAGGCGACGGCCCCGGCGATCAGCACCCGCATCCGGGCCGTGCCGCGCCGGGCGGCGAGCAGCGCTCCGGCGAGGGAGCCGACGGCCATCAGGGTGTTGAAGAGGCTGTAGGAGCCGGCGCCGGCGCGGAAGACGTCGTCGGCGAAGGCGGACAGGAAGACGGGGAA containing:
- a CDS encoding ATP-binding cassette domain-containing protein, with product MNDDGHAVRAEGLEKRYGEKRALDGFDLAVRAGTVHGLLGPNGAGKTTAVRVLSTLIRADRGRAAVAGLDVARRPREVRARIGLTGQYAAVDEVLTGRQNLEMFGRLFHLGGRRARLRAAELLEQFDLTDAADKGVGDYSGGMRRRLDLAASMILAPAVLFLDEPTTGLDPRSRGEVWDSVRALVADGTTVLLTTQYLEEADRLASRITVIDQGRAIADDTPDALKNRVGGDRIEVVVAERSEIPRVAKVIARVADGEPEADETELRVHAAVTDRVAALTDVARTLQDEGVRVEDIGLRRPSLDDVFLRLTGHRTEKEAAA
- a CDS encoding TetR/AcrR family transcriptional regulator; the encoded protein is MSSGGGGTETSGSGDIARTLDLLWGTGQMPSRGPKPGLTLDRIVETAVEVADRDGIGALSMRRIAAELGTGAMSLYRYVPGKAELLDLMLDRVQRVSADAAELGDGGWRSALEALGRATLALYRRHPWLLEVNQSRPILGPNALDGLEKMLGRIKPMGLTDPELLSAIIMIDGYVVGAARTQLYQEEAERSSGLTDAQFWEAQRPALEKAMLSGRYPVLAGLSEDTFGPDFDHFEFGLQRILDGLEVFVARRTAGDEDRAGTGRTAGDAD
- a CDS encoding WD40 repeat domain-containing protein → MRRPLAILAGVLLTGALTLPASAADGNEDFTIEDPRITESSGLAASRQHKGVYWTHNDQDTGAYLYAVDSATGKTVARITLTGVGTPRDVEAISMGPDNQLYVGDIGDNDGVEWPYVWIYRLPEPKVLKDQSVRATQYVVKYSDGTRDAESMVVHPKTGRVYIIDKQEDGGHLYEGPEKLSPSGANVFEPTTPVDLWATDAAFSPDGRTLVVRGYFGGLAYDWNGGKLKRLERVSVPLGQGESVTYSPDGSKIMLGSEGVNSSVVAKDAPGDTGSDSSSSGGSSASPDGDDGTDGTLKVGAVAVLAVLVVFFVLRRLFRRA
- a CDS encoding SGNH/GDSL hydrolase family protein, with the protein product MLRFMPVGDSMTIGSAGEHTWRYRMWQHLRDTHGGPFALVGPRETLYDKATESPSSYGYADPEFPRAHLAGWGEGWQHMVPLIADAVRAHRADVLLVSLGLIDLGFYTNAEQTAENVRAFVAEARTGNPRVRLVVLPVIPNVRAVDDPPFAAQVTRFNELLAKTVADLDQPRSPLLLASPPPSYAIDLDTYDGTHPNASGEHKIAGAFADAMHQAWDLGAPYGPL
- a CDS encoding Uma2 family endonuclease encodes the protein MTVLEDRIAMADADASTPSLDEWFELLERMPVPEGYRVEIVGGNVYMTPQRSTHWGIIRRIVRALEDRFGMDAAVFSDVRIDFPGHDNGFCPDVALLKDAAEEDDRGHWRYQDVEFVAEVISQGTAANDYGPKRLAYAEAEVPVYLIADPYQGRCHVHTDPKDGDYTTCTRVDFGTDVDLTGTVVDLVLKTDDFPRD
- a CDS encoding aldo/keto reductase; translated protein: MEYTQLGRTGLKVSRLVLGTMNFGPQTDEADSHAIMDAALDAGINFFDTANVYGWGENKGRTEEIIGNWFAKSGDRRDKVVLATKVYGNMGADGQAWPNHDKLSALNIRRAVDASLKRLQTDHIDLYQFHHIDRNTPFDEIWQAIDVLVQQGKVLYAGSSNFPGYKIAQANETAARRGGTIGLVSEQCLYNLFERRAEMEVIPAAQEYGLGVIPWSPLHGGLLGGVLKKEAEGRRRTSGRAAETLADPAAHARIKAYEDLLDKHGLEPGEAALAWLLTRPGVTGPIVGPRTAGQLESALRAVELELSEELLAGLDEVFPGPGPSPEAFAW
- the thpR gene encoding RNA 2',3'-cyclic phosphodiesterase; its protein translation is MRLFAAVLPPDDVARELHTEVAALRSLPGADLLRWTARPGWHFTVAFFGEVDDDLLPALSARLERAARRTAPFPLALHGGGQFGHGRALWTGAGGDVPALRVLAGRCEAAATKAGVPMGEHRRYKAHLTLARSRTAVDTRPYVTALADFTSRTWTVAELAVVRSHLPTSGVPGEQPRYEVVARRPFGAAG